TCGTTCCTGTCGAACGTGGTCGTCGCCGCCCTGATCGTTTTCCTGGGTGACAAGTTGGGTGTGGGCGCGCAGCTGTCCACGGGTGTCGTGGTGGTCCTCGGCATCCGGATCTTCTCCAACGCCGCGGCGATCCGGCGGCACGTGTTCCGGGCGTGAGACCGATGAGCGAGCAGAACGAGTCGAAAGAGCAGCCGGAGCAGCCGGAGCAGCCGGAGAACAGGCTGCGCAGGGAACTGCCCGAGGAGATGCCCGCGCGGGCACCTGAGCCGGCACCCGAGCAGAAGACGCAGGAGCCGCTGACCGGCCGGCAGCGGCTGATCAAGGGCCTGTGGCCGCCGCGGTTCACCCGGGCCCAACTCATCGTGGCAGTGCTCCTGTTCAGTCTCGGTTTCGGCCTGGCCGTGCAGGTGGCGTCCAACACCGGCACCGACAGCGCGCTGCGTGGGGCACGCCAGGAAGATCTGGTGCGCATCCTCGATGAACTGGATTCGCGCACTCAGCGTCTTGAGGACGAGAAGCAGGGACTCGAAAAGCAGCGGTCGGAACTGCAGAGCAGCTCCGACCAGGCCGCGGAGGCGCGCAAGCAGACGGCCGAGAAGGAGAAACAACTCGGCATCCTGGCGGGCACCGTGGCGGCGCAGGGTCCCGGCATCACGATGACGATCGAGGACACGAAGGGGACGGTCAAGGCGGACATGCTGCTCGACGCGATCCAGGAGTTGCGCGCGGCCGGTGCGGAGGCGATCGAGGTCAACGGGATACGGGTGGTGGCAGGCACCTACTTCACCGATTCCGGTAACGGCGTCGGCGTCGACGGGAACAAGATCAACGCTCCCTATCGTTTCCAGGTCATCGGCAAGCCGCAGGACCTGGAGCCCGCGCTGAACATCCCGGGAGGCGTGGTGCAGACGCTGGAGAAGGAGCAGGCCACGGTCTCGGTCGAGCAGTCGGACAAGATCGTCGTGGATGCCTTGCGACAGGCGAAGCGGCCTGACTACGCTCGGTCGTCCTCCCAGTGAACCGGTGGTGCATGGGGGACGTCAGGCAGGGGCATGAGGTTGCGGGGGGTCGGCGCATCGAAGGGGTGGTGCGTGGTGGAAACTGTCTGGTGGATACGGACGTTGTGAGAATGTCCGGCTCTGCCGGTGTAGGCAATCAGGGTTCGTCCTGCCCCACGGGCGGGTCTGTTTCGGTCAAGGGGAATCGCCCGTGAAGTTGTTTGCGAAGTTGTTCGGCAAGAGCGCGCGAGAGGGCAGCGACAACGCGACCGCTCGGCACCGCGCGCAGCCCGACGCGGAGGGTCAGCGCCCGCTGTTCCGGGACCAGGTCGCTGGTCCGGGCGGTGACATTTCCGGAGGTCAGGGCGGGGCGTCGGTTGACCCTGCCCAGTCCGGCGGCATAGGTTTCGGGCAACCGTCAACCTCAGGTACGGGTGGAGGGTTCGCCTCCGGTCCGTACGCGTCCAACGCCCCGGCGGGGCAGCCGCAGGAGGATCCGTCCATGTCGGTCCTGGTGTGTACGAGGTGCGGTAACCGCAACGCGGAGAACGCCCGCTTCTGCTCCAACTGTGGCGCGCCGCTGCGCCCCGGAGTGGCGCCGGAGCGTGCCTCCGAGACGACGTCCACGATCTCGATCTCCGGCCTCGAGGCCTACGACTCCGAGGTCACCGGTCAGACGCAGATGCCGATGCTGTCGCCGGAGGCGCAGGCCGCGGTGGATGCGCTGCCGATGGGCTCGGCGCTGCTGGTGGTGCGCCGGGGCCCGAACTCGGGCAGCCGTTTCCTCCTCGACAGCGACCTGACCACGGCCGGCCGTCACCCGCAGAGCGACATCTTCCTGGACGACGTCACGGTCTCGCGCCGGCATGTGGAGTTCCGGCGCTCCCCGGACGGCTCGTTCACGGTGGCCGACGTGGGCAGCCTGAACGGCACGTACGTCAACCGCGAGCGGATCGACCAGGTCGCTCTGTCCAACGGTGACGAGGTGCAGATCGGCAAGTACCGGCTGGTGTTCTACGCGAGCCGGCAGGGCATCTGACCCGCCCCCGGACCGGTGTCCGGGGGGACTCCCAGGGAAGGTCCATGCTTCACACACCGAGCGGCGGTGCCCGAAGCGGTACCGCCGCCAGGGACAGCGGGCTGATGAGCATCGGCACGGTACTGAACACGCTGCGCGACGAGTTCCCCGAAGTCACCATCTCCAAGATCCGTTTCCTGGAGTCCGAGGGGCTCATCGAGCCGCAGCGGACCCCGTCGGGGTACCGCAAGTTCAGTGCCAAGGATGTCGAGCGCCTGGCCCATGTGCTGAGGATGCAGCGGGACCACTATCTGCCGCTCAAGGTGATCCGTGAGCACCTGGAGGCCATGGAACGGGGCGAGGCCGTCCAGCTGCCCGTCGTGGGGCGTCAGCGCGCGACGGAGGACCTCCCGGAGCCGTCCCTGGCGCCCACGGTGGCGCGGGTCGGCAGGGCCGAGCTGCTGGCGGCGGCGGCCATCGACGAGGGCGAGCTGAAGGAGTGGGAGTCGTACGGGCTCATCGCTCCCCTGGAGGACGGGGCGTACGACGCCGAGGCGGTCACCGTGGCCTCGCTCGTCACCGAACTGGGCCGGTTCGGGATCGAGCCACGCCATCTTCGGGTGATGAAGGCCGCCGCCGACCGTGAGGCCGGTCTCGTCGACCAGGTGGTGGCCCCGCTCAAGCGCCATCGCAACCCCCAGACCAGGGCACATGCCGAGGCCCGTACGAAGGAGCTGGCGGCGCTCACGGTGAAGCTGCACGCGGCACTGGTACAGACCGCTCTCGGGGTAAGGCTGCCCTGAACAGCAGGGGCGGTGAGCGGCCGGATCGGCCACCTGTTCCCGGCCCGACTACCCAAACGTCCCGAGCACGGCCTAGGGTTGCTGTGTGAACGAGCTCGATGTCGTAGGTGTCCGGGTCGAAATGCCCTCCAACCAACCGATCGTGCTCCTGCGCGAAGTGGGAGGCGACCGTTACCTCCCCATCTGGATCGGGCCGGGGGAGGCGACGGCGATCGCGTTCGCCCAGCAGGGCATGGCTCCTGCCAGGCCGCTGACCCACGACCTGTTCAAGGACGTGCTGGAGGCCGTCGGCCAGGAGCTGACCGAAGTACGCATCACCGATCTGCGGGAAGGCGTCTTCTACGCGGAGCTGGTTTTCGCCAGCGGGGTCGAGGTCAGTGCCCGTCCCTCCGATGCCATAGCGCTGGCCCTGCGCACCGGAACGCCGATCTACGGCAGTGACACGGTGCTGGATGACGCGGGCATCGCCATTCCGGACGAGCAGGAGGACGAGGTGGAGAAGTTCCGCGAGTTCCTCGACCAGATCTCGCCCGAGGACTTCGGTACCAGCAGCCAGTGAGCGTGAGCGGCCGGTGAGCGCGGACGCCCGGTGTGCGGGCAAATGCCACCGGCCATTGAGAGCGTCCTACGGCTTCCCGCGAGCGCATTCGGCTAGCCTTTCCCCGCGGTGGGGCACGGGAAACCACTCCTTGGGTGATTATCACTCGGCGTGCCGAGTGTGGCGATCGTTGACGCACCCCTGGTGACTGCCTACCGTCGAGAAGGCAGGTCAAGGACGGAGGTCGGCGTGAGAACCAGCGGCGACGGTACGGCTGGGGGTGCTCCCGTGCGCGGTTTCGGGGAGAGCGGTCCGTACCCGGTTCACAGCAGCGCGGTGGATCACGCTCCGCAGCGGCCGACGGTGGTGCCGAACGGCGGAGGGGCGGCGTCCATGACGGCGGAGCAGATCGGCTACCGCGGACCGACGGCCTGCGCGGCCGCGGGTATCACCTACCGGCAGCTCGACTACTGGGCGCGCACCGGCCTGGTCGAGCCGAGCGTGCGGCCCGCCTACGGGTCGGGTACGCAGCGGCTGTACAGCTTCCGGGACGTCGTCGTCCTGAAGATCGTGAAGCGGTTCCTGGACACCGGGGTCTCGCTGCAGAACATCCGCACGGCCGTCCAGCACCTCAGGGAACGCGGTTTCCGCGACCTGGAGCGGATGACGCTGATGAGCGACGGCGCCACGGTGTACGAGTGCACCTCGCCGGACGAGGTCCACGCCCTGCTCCAGGGCGGCCAGGGCATCTTCGGGATCGCCGTCGGCGTGGTGTGGCGGGACGTGGAAAGCGCGCTCTCCCAGCTGCACGGCGAGCGCATCGACACCGGCGAGACCCTGGTCGGGCACAACCCGGCGGACGAGCTGGCGCGGCGGCGCAACCGGGCGGTCTGACCTCGCTCCTGTGGTCTGACACCGTCCCTGGAGCCTGACCCGGTCCTGTCGGGGCCGGGCATTGTCAGTGCCGTGGTGCAGCATCGGAGATGTGAGAAACGCGCCCACGATCCTGCATCTCGACATGGATGCCTTCT
Above is a genomic segment from Streptomyces fodineus containing:
- a CDS encoding DUF881 domain-containing protein, whose translation is MSEQNESKEQPEQPEQPENRLRRELPEEMPARAPEPAPEQKTQEPLTGRQRLIKGLWPPRFTRAQLIVAVLLFSLGFGLAVQVASNTGTDSALRGARQEDLVRILDELDSRTQRLEDEKQGLEKQRSELQSSSDQAAEARKQTAEKEKQLGILAGTVAAQGPGITMTIEDTKGTVKADMLLDAIQELRAAGAEAIEVNGIRVVAGTYFTDSGNGVGVDGNKINAPYRFQVIGKPQDLEPALNIPGGVVQTLEKEQATVSVEQSDKIVVDALRQAKRPDYARSSSQ
- a CDS encoding FHA domain-containing protein → MKLFAKLFGKSAREGSDNATARHRAQPDAEGQRPLFRDQVAGPGGDISGGQGGASVDPAQSGGIGFGQPSTSGTGGGFASGPYASNAPAGQPQEDPSMSVLVCTRCGNRNAENARFCSNCGAPLRPGVAPERASETTSTISISGLEAYDSEVTGQTQMPMLSPEAQAAVDALPMGSALLVVRRGPNSGSRFLLDSDLTTAGRHPQSDIFLDDVTVSRRHVEFRRSPDGSFTVADVGSLNGTYVNRERIDQVALSNGDEVQIGKYRLVFYASRQGI
- a CDS encoding MerR family transcriptional regulator, producing MLHTPSGGARSGTAARDSGLMSIGTVLNTLRDEFPEVTISKIRFLESEGLIEPQRTPSGYRKFSAKDVERLAHVLRMQRDHYLPLKVIREHLEAMERGEAVQLPVVGRQRATEDLPEPSLAPTVARVGRAELLAAAAIDEGELKEWESYGLIAPLEDGAYDAEAVTVASLVTELGRFGIEPRHLRVMKAAADREAGLVDQVVAPLKRHRNPQTRAHAEARTKELAALTVKLHAALVQTALGVRLP
- a CDS encoding bifunctional nuclease family protein, which encodes MNELDVVGVRVEMPSNQPIVLLREVGGDRYLPIWIGPGEATAIAFAQQGMAPARPLTHDLFKDVLEAVGQELTEVRITDLREGVFYAELVFASGVEVSARPSDAIALALRTGTPIYGSDTVLDDAGIAIPDEQEDEVEKFREFLDQISPEDFGTSSQ
- a CDS encoding MerR family transcriptional regulator, with amino-acid sequence MRTSGDGTAGGAPVRGFGESGPYPVHSSAVDHAPQRPTVVPNGGGAASMTAEQIGYRGPTACAAAGITYRQLDYWARTGLVEPSVRPAYGSGTQRLYSFRDVVVLKIVKRFLDTGVSLQNIRTAVQHLRERGFRDLERMTLMSDGATVYECTSPDEVHALLQGGQGIFGIAVGVVWRDVESALSQLHGERIDTGETLVGHNPADELARRRNRAV